From the genome of Haloarchaeobius salinus, one region includes:
- a CDS encoding alpha/beta fold hydrolase, with the protein MPTVRTDDIETYYVQQGDGPPVVFVHGMLMSSTMWEHQLAALGDEFTVIAHDVRGHGHTGGSARSTYSIGLFADDLAALLDALAVDRAVVCGLSMGGAIAQAFAAAHPERVAGLVLADTFPAGPLPLAGRLAMANVRFLARLGRFVDYRTLNRWQLRVGNLLLPGISGDEETVQRLLEEAPHIAHEEFVKVADATAGFSREPVDLSAVTAPTLVLHGEHLPTANEETTERLLAQLEHSETAVHVVPNSGHASNLDNPPFFTVRLRELLTQRAYPETISSGG; encoded by the coding sequence ATGCCCACCGTCCGGACCGACGACATCGAGACGTACTACGTCCAGCAGGGCGACGGACCGCCGGTCGTGTTCGTCCACGGGATGCTCATGAGCTCGACCATGTGGGAGCACCAGCTGGCGGCCCTCGGCGACGAGTTCACCGTCATCGCCCACGACGTGCGTGGGCACGGCCACACCGGCGGTTCGGCGCGGTCGACGTACTCGATCGGGCTGTTCGCGGACGACCTCGCCGCACTGCTGGACGCGCTCGCCGTCGACCGGGCGGTCGTCTGTGGCCTCTCGATGGGCGGGGCCATCGCGCAGGCGTTCGCCGCGGCCCACCCCGAGCGGGTCGCCGGGCTCGTCCTCGCGGACACGTTCCCCGCAGGCCCGCTCCCGCTCGCCGGCAGACTCGCCATGGCGAACGTCCGGTTCCTCGCCCGACTCGGCCGGTTCGTCGACTACCGCACGCTGAACCGGTGGCAGCTCCGCGTCGGCAACCTGCTCCTCCCCGGCATCTCGGGCGACGAGGAGACCGTCCAGCGGCTACTGGAGGAGGCCCCACACATCGCCCACGAGGAGTTCGTCAAGGTCGCCGACGCGACCGCGGGCTTCTCCAGGGAACCCGTCGACCTCTCAGCGGTCACCGCACCGACGCTCGTGCTCCACGGGGAACACCTTCCCACGGCCAACGAGGAGACGACCGAGCGACTGCTGGCCCAGCTCGAGCACAGCGAGACGGCGGTTCACGTCGTCCCGAACAGCGGGCACGCCTCGAACCTCGACAACCCCCCGTTCTTCACGGTGCGGCTCCGCGAACTCCTGACCCAGCGAGCCTACCCCGAGACCATCAGTTCTGGCGGCTAG
- a CDS encoding fumarylacetoacetate hydrolase family protein, producing the protein MRRVRFRDPAGAVRYGEWDDGTIEFGDRTFDEDEVDVLAPCEPSKVVCVGRNYVAHADEFGNEVPDRPLLFLKGPNTVASHGSEVTLPAGKDRLDFEAELGVVIGEQAKDVDEADAMDVVAGFTCVNDLSNRDDQNRETNWVRGKAFDGAAPIGPVLASPDEVPEDAAVRSYCNGELRQDSTRELMIFSVPELIAEITSYMTLEPGDVVATGTPEGVGKLEDGDEVVIEVEGVGRLEHTVEIPSA; encoded by the coding sequence ATGAGACGCGTACGCTTCCGCGACCCGGCCGGTGCGGTCCGGTACGGCGAGTGGGACGACGGAACGATCGAGTTCGGCGACCGGACGTTCGACGAGGACGAGGTGGACGTGCTCGCGCCGTGTGAGCCCTCGAAGGTCGTCTGCGTCGGACGGAACTACGTCGCACACGCCGACGAGTTCGGCAACGAGGTGCCGGACCGACCGCTGCTGTTCCTGAAGGGGCCCAACACCGTGGCCAGCCACGGGAGCGAGGTGACGCTCCCGGCGGGCAAGGACCGGCTCGACTTCGAGGCGGAGCTGGGCGTCGTCATCGGCGAGCAGGCGAAGGACGTCGACGAGGCGGACGCGATGGACGTGGTCGCGGGCTTTACCTGCGTGAACGACCTCTCGAACCGCGACGACCAGAACCGGGAGACGAACTGGGTGCGCGGGAAGGCGTTCGACGGGGCCGCACCCATCGGCCCGGTGCTCGCGTCGCCCGACGAGGTCCCCGAGGACGCCGCCGTGCGGTCGTACTGCAACGGCGAGCTCCGCCAGGACTCGACCCGCGAGCTGATGATCTTCTCCGTGCCCGAACTCATCGCGGAGATCACGAGCTACATGACCCTCGAGCCGGGCGACGTCGTCGCGACCGGGACGCCGGAGGGCGTCGGCAAGCTCGAGGACGGCGACGAGGTGGTCATCGAGGTCGAGGGCGTCGGCCGCCTCGAACACACCGTGGAGATTCCCAGCGCTTAA
- a CDS encoding gluconate 2-dehydrogenase subunit 3 family protein has translation MELTRRDAMAVLTSTGIVVGAGAAALSQERLDDQRADPDVDVETLVAVAEVLYPSEVGGVREFVETYVAGRTADRPDYRDGMADVLTVVDERAESWFDAPYAALDRADRDATLRQLGADAIEPDPEGRPPARVRYYVVNELLYAFYTSPTGGSLVGTENPIGHPGGTASYRRGADE, from the coding sequence ATGGAGCTGACGCGGCGGGACGCGATGGCCGTGCTGACCTCGACCGGCATCGTCGTCGGGGCCGGCGCGGCCGCGCTCTCGCAGGAGCGACTCGACGACCAGCGTGCGGACCCCGACGTGGACGTCGAGACGCTGGTCGCCGTCGCCGAGGTCCTGTATCCGAGCGAGGTCGGGGGCGTCCGAGAGTTCGTCGAGACGTACGTCGCCGGCCGGACCGCGGACAGGCCGGACTACCGCGACGGGATGGCAGACGTGCTCACCGTCGTCGACGAGCGGGCCGAGAGCTGGTTCGACGCCCCCTACGCGGCGCTCGACCGGGCAGACCGGGACGCGACGCTCCGCCAGCTCGGGGCCGACGCCATCGAGCCCGACCCCGAAGGACGGCCGCCGGCGCGGGTCCGCTACTACGTCGTCAACGAACTGCTGTACGCCTTCTACACGTCGCCGACGGGCGGGTCGCTGGTCGGCACCGAGAACCCCATCGGCCACCCCGGTGGAACGGCGAGCTATCGTCGGGGGGCGGACGAATGA
- a CDS encoding GMC family oxidoreductase, with the protein MSRSSAGDDVDRTPSPRADVCIVGAGPAGALVAHRLASQGHDVVVLEAGPRFDPADRLERMERHIRPSHGPEEVWDMGGPRDAYTNAGGRFYPLNAARVKGVGGTTLHWQGMVFRLHEDDFERRSRHGVERDWPIGYDDLQPYYAEAEAELGVAGADDNPFAPPREEPFPMPGFRPSYSDSLFAGACEELGIAMHSAPNARNSEAFDGRSPCQGYGTCKPVCPSGAKYDATVHVAKAEDEGARIVDRVPVQRIEHDRSGETVDAVVYATPDGEEHRQEARQFVLAAGGIETPRLLLLSRSEQHPDGLANSSGAVGRYFMDHLFAGMGGELDEPTRQKHVGFITSECHQFYDDVDDSVGPYKLEFLNYAGPSPVDIALSTESEAAWGDALADEIRGAYGNRLAMGGLCGQPPRAENRVTLNPDVTDDHGNPVPEIHWSLGARERRTIEAANERQAAIMDELGVDVDWVTGPDATGPAFHHMGTTRMGTDPAESVVRPDLRTHDLDNCWIASSSTFVTGGALNPTLTIAALALRAADAVSETL; encoded by the coding sequence ATGAGCCGGAGCAGTGCCGGCGACGACGTCGACCGCACCCCGTCGCCACGGGCCGACGTCTGCATCGTCGGAGCCGGGCCCGCCGGGGCGCTCGTCGCGCACCGACTCGCCAGCCAGGGACACGACGTGGTCGTGCTGGAGGCCGGACCGCGGTTCGATCCCGCCGACCGACTCGAACGGATGGAGCGCCACATCCGACCCAGCCACGGTCCGGAGGAGGTGTGGGACATGGGCGGCCCGCGCGACGCGTACACGAACGCAGGGGGACGGTTCTACCCCCTCAACGCGGCGCGGGTGAAGGGCGTCGGCGGGACGACGCTGCACTGGCAGGGGATGGTGTTCCGGCTGCACGAGGACGACTTCGAGCGCCGGAGCAGACACGGCGTCGAGCGCGACTGGCCCATCGGCTACGACGACCTCCAGCCGTACTACGCCGAGGCCGAGGCCGAACTCGGGGTCGCCGGAGCCGACGACAACCCGTTCGCCCCGCCGCGCGAGGAGCCGTTCCCGATGCCGGGCTTCCGCCCGTCGTACTCGGACTCGCTGTTCGCCGGAGCCTGCGAGGAGCTGGGAATCGCGATGCACTCGGCCCCCAACGCGCGGAACTCCGAGGCGTTCGACGGCCGGAGCCCCTGCCAGGGCTACGGCACCTGCAAGCCCGTCTGTCCCTCGGGCGCGAAGTACGACGCGACGGTCCACGTCGCGAAGGCCGAGGACGAGGGGGCCCGCATCGTCGACCGCGTGCCGGTCCAGCGCATCGAGCACGACCGGTCCGGCGAGACGGTCGACGCCGTCGTCTACGCGACGCCCGACGGCGAGGAGCACCGACAGGAGGCCCGCCAGTTCGTGCTCGCCGCGGGCGGCATCGAGACCCCGCGGCTGCTCCTGCTCTCGCGCTCCGAGCAGCACCCCGACGGGCTCGCGAACTCCTCCGGCGCGGTCGGCCGGTACTTCATGGACCACCTGTTCGCCGGGATGGGCGGCGAGCTGGACGAGCCGACCAGACAGAAGCACGTCGGCTTCATCACCAGCGAGTGCCACCAGTTCTACGACGACGTGGACGACTCGGTCGGGCCGTACAAGCTGGAGTTCCTCAACTACGCGGGCCCGTCCCCGGTGGATATCGCGCTCTCGACCGAGAGCGAGGCGGCCTGGGGCGACGCGCTCGCCGACGAGATACGCGGGGCGTACGGCAACCGACTCGCGATGGGCGGGCTCTGCGGGCAGCCGCCACGCGCGGAGAACCGCGTGACGCTGAACCCGGACGTGACAGACGACCACGGCAATCCCGTCCCGGAGATACACTGGTCGCTCGGCGCGCGCGAGCGGCGGACGATCGAGGCGGCGAACGAGCGACAGGCGGCCATCATGGACGAGCTCGGCGTCGACGTGGACTGGGTGACCGGCCCCGACGCGACCGGGCCGGCGTTCCACCACATGGGAACGACGCGGATGGGGACCGATCCCGCCGAGAGCGTCGTCCGGCCCGACCTGCGGACCCACGACCTCGACAACTGCTGGATCGCCTCCTCCTCGACGTTCGTCACCGGCGGCGCGCTGAACCCCACGCTCACCATCGCCGCGCTGGCGCTCCGGGCGGCCGACGCGGTGTCGGAGACGCTCTAG
- a CDS encoding multicopper oxidase domain-containing protein, whose product MAATGTTGLAAAAGCLTTTTSPSTRQVNPGAATQNRAMQDLPTTSKPEVVDLDERGHEVTLKPVQARHDMHPLETMGGPVGLPTTWAFAADDGDPSVPAPILRCTEGAELEVTLDNTDADAPHTLHFHGVTKAWEDDGVPTTTGITVMPGETHTYTIPANVAGTHLYHCHYQTPMHMEMGMFGILRVDPEGYEEADKEYFMTVKEWDTRLARQHAGEDVQFDLTNRRPDAFTVNGKCAPRTLHPEEGSPMIVDRGDTVRVHWVNGGFMSHPLHIHNHRFKVVEKDGAEYPEGMQFKQDVLNVAPAERYTIEFEADADPGIYLMHCHKVDHVRNGNSYPGGMLSGIVYTEAMDTEIFANLMDYAGYEG is encoded by the coding sequence ATGGCAGCGACGGGAACCACGGGACTCGCGGCTGCTGCAGGCTGTTTGACGACGACGACCTCCCCCTCCACCCGGCAGGTGAACCCCGGCGCGGCGACGCAGAACCGGGCGATGCAGGACCTCCCGACGACGAGCAAGCCGGAGGTCGTCGACCTGGACGAGCGGGGCCACGAGGTCACGCTGAAGCCCGTGCAGGCACGCCACGACATGCACCCGCTTGAGACGATGGGCGGCCCCGTCGGGCTCCCGACGACGTGGGCGTTCGCCGCCGACGACGGCGACCCGAGCGTCCCGGCACCCATCCTCCGCTGTACGGAGGGTGCGGAGCTCGAGGTCACGCTCGACAACACCGACGCCGACGCCCCGCACACGCTGCACTTCCACGGCGTGACGAAGGCCTGGGAGGACGACGGCGTGCCGACGACGACCGGCATCACGGTGATGCCCGGCGAGACGCACACGTACACCATCCCCGCGAACGTGGCCGGCACGCACCTCTACCACTGCCACTACCAGACCCCCATGCACATGGAGATGGGGATGTTCGGCATCCTCCGGGTCGACCCCGAGGGCTACGAGGAAGCGGACAAGGAGTACTTCATGACCGTCAAGGAGTGGGACACCCGCCTCGCCCGACAGCACGCCGGCGAGGACGTCCAGTTCGACCTGACGAACCGCCGCCCCGACGCGTTCACGGTCAACGGGAAGTGCGCGCCCCGGACGCTCCACCCCGAGGAGGGGTCGCCGATGATCGTCGACCGGGGCGACACCGTCCGTGTCCACTGGGTCAACGGCGGGTTCATGAGCCACCCGCTGCACATCCACAACCACCGGTTCAAGGTGGTCGAGAAAGATGGCGCGGAGTACCCCGAGGGGATGCAGTTCAAGCAGGACGTGCTGAACGTCGCACCCGCCGAACGCTACACCATCGAGTTCGAGGCGGACGCCGACCCCGGCATCTACCTGATGCACTGCCACAAGGTCGACCACGTCCGCAACGGGAACAGCTACCCGGGCGGGATGCTCTCGGGCATCGTCTACACGGAGGCGATGGACACGGAGATCTTCGCGAACCTGATGGACTACGCGGGCTACGAGGGCTGA
- a CDS encoding halocyanin domain-containing protein, which produces MRRRQFMTAAGTVALGTAASGLAAGQQDEEVSLADWFDGVGNLDGLVDRTGESEVTITVGSEGNGGAFAFDPPAVRIDPGTTVVWEWSGNGGVHDVAAEDGSFASEMKSEDGATFERTFEETGVVRYACNPHKSMGMRAALVVGDVSVTLTDGTATETSTGTEESESTGPTFDGWLEGVENYEGVVDKRGQDTVTVTVGADGNGGPYAFDPPAMRVDPETTVVWEWAGTEGPYSVVDDTLGFASEHTTDVGNRYAMEFSGSGLSKYYCEDYRDRGMRGVVLVGDGPQEVMSKSALAAGGGLLALVSAPMLFGLREHLRDTKED; this is translated from the coding sequence ATGCGTAGACGACAGTTCATGACCGCGGCCGGCACCGTCGCCCTCGGGACGGCGGCATCGGGGCTGGCCGCCGGCCAGCAGGACGAGGAGGTATCGCTCGCCGACTGGTTCGACGGCGTCGGTAACCTCGACGGCCTGGTCGACCGCACCGGCGAGTCGGAGGTGACCATCACGGTCGGCTCCGAAGGCAACGGCGGCGCGTTCGCCTTCGATCCGCCGGCCGTCCGCATCGATCCCGGGACGACCGTCGTCTGGGAGTGGTCCGGCAACGGCGGCGTCCACGACGTCGCCGCCGAGGACGGTAGCTTCGCGTCCGAGATGAAAAGCGAGGATGGCGCGACCTTCGAGCGCACGTTCGAGGAGACCGGTGTCGTCCGGTACGCCTGCAACCCGCACAAGAGCATGGGGATGCGGGCCGCGCTCGTCGTCGGCGACGTCTCGGTCACGCTGACCGACGGCACCGCGACCGAGACCAGCACCGGGACCGAGGAGTCCGAGTCGACCGGCCCGACGTTCGACGGCTGGCTCGAGGGCGTCGAGAACTACGAGGGCGTCGTCGACAAGCGCGGGCAGGACACCGTGACGGTCACCGTCGGTGCGGACGGTAACGGCGGCCCGTACGCCTTCGACCCGCCCGCCATGCGGGTCGACCCCGAGACGACCGTCGTCTGGGAGTGGGCCGGTACGGAGGGCCCCTACAGCGTGGTCGACGATACGCTCGGCTTCGCGAGCGAGCACACGACCGACGTCGGGAACAGGTACGCGATGGAGTTCTCGGGCTCCGGCCTGAGCAAGTACTACTGCGAGGACTATCGGGACCGCGGCATGCGCGGGGTCGTCCTCGTCGGTGACGGCCCGCAGGAGGTGATGTCGAAGTCCGCGCTGGCGGCCGGTGGCGGCCTGCTCGCGCTCGTCTCGGCACCGATGCTGTTCGGCCTGCGCGAGCACCTGCGGGACACCAAAGAGGACTGA